A window of the Nitrosococcus wardiae genome harbors these coding sequences:
- a CDS encoding DUF3987 domain-containing protein, which produces MCRIQKSVLERFFEQSGGWLGGLVLWARFLISWPRSTQGTRFFTDPNEDWPALDSFKDRIAEILDAPTLMDKNWS; this is translated from the coding sequence ATTTGCAGAATACAAAAATCAGTTTTAGAACGGTTCTTTGAGCAATCGGGGGGTTGGCTAGGGGGACTGGTTTTATGGGCCCGTTTCTTAATTTCCTGGCCAAGGTCCACCCAGGGGACTCGTTTTTTTACGGACCCCAACGAGGATTGGCCAGCCCTTGACAGCTTCAAAGATAGGATCGCGGAAATTCTAGACGCACCCACGCTAATGGATAAAAACTGGAGCTAA